A portion of the Mycobacterium paraseoulense genome contains these proteins:
- a CDS encoding SDR family NAD(P)-dependent oxidoreductase — translation MTEVRFDGQVVIVTGAGRGMGRAHALLLAERGATVVVNDVGSGMHGSGSDTGPADDVVAEIQTRGGNAIANFDDVSTSRGCDALVAAAVSEFGRVDAVLHNAGVFTFTPLAQIHDGTWDHIRSVSLDASLFLTRAAWPHFVAQGGGSVLYISSGAGLYGSPTLAHYGAAKTGMMGLARVAAHEGASANIRANVLAVGAHTRMTAHMLKDSPNLEKFWENYYRPELVSAAAAWLVHPDCTANGRFYEAMGSRVARFDYVESRGLCHLDLTVDDVRDHFAEIDEFGDLGSSHVFEDQVAYGEFLMKLHIEMGATPPEPDAVMPQQV, via the coding sequence ATGACGGAGGTGCGTTTCGATGGCCAGGTCGTGATCGTGACGGGCGCCGGACGAGGTATGGGCAGAGCGCATGCGCTGCTATTGGCCGAACGCGGAGCCACTGTCGTGGTGAACGACGTGGGAAGCGGCATGCACGGCAGCGGCAGCGATACTGGCCCGGCGGACGACGTCGTCGCCGAGATCCAAACCAGGGGCGGCAACGCGATCGCGAATTTCGACGATGTGTCGACGTCTCGCGGATGCGATGCGCTGGTTGCGGCGGCGGTCTCCGAATTCGGACGGGTGGACGCGGTGCTGCACAACGCGGGGGTGTTCACGTTCACCCCGCTGGCGCAAATTCACGACGGCACCTGGGACCATATCCGCAGCGTCTCGCTAGACGCGTCGCTGTTCCTGACTCGCGCAGCGTGGCCGCACTTCGTCGCGCAGGGCGGCGGGTCGGTTCTCTACATCTCTTCCGGAGCCGGCCTGTACGGGTCGCCGACACTCGCGCATTACGGTGCGGCCAAGACCGGAATGATGGGTTTGGCCCGCGTGGCCGCCCACGAGGGCGCTTCGGCCAACATCCGCGCCAACGTGCTCGCCGTCGGTGCGCATACCCGGATGACCGCCCATATGCTGAAGGACAGCCCCAACCTGGAGAAGTTCTGGGAGAACTATTATCGCCCGGAGCTGGTCAGTGCCGCGGCGGCGTGGCTGGTTCACCCCGACTGCACGGCGAACGGCCGGTTTTACGAGGCGATGGGCAGCCGAGTAGCGAGGTTCGACTACGTCGAGTCACGCGGTCTGTGTCACCTCGATCTCACAGTCGACGATGTGCGCGACCACTTCGCAGAGATCGATGAATTCGGAGACCTCGGGAGCAGCCACGTGTTCGAGGACCAGGTCGCCTACGGCGAGTTCCTCATGAAACTTCATATCGAAATGGGCGCCACGCCGCCGGAACCCGACGCCGTTATGCCGCAACAAGTGTGA
- a CDS encoding nuclear transport factor 2 family protein, whose translation MTESNARRDELIGVAWEPWHLFSEGKIDEGLSLLSDDGTFWEVSSRESRPMPEMKTFIAQLLSIVPIRFTLIDAIVEGNRAVLLAESEGHIDANEYYRNAYSFVVRVDPASGQVVSVREYSDTLHGFKVLVPVLRRASIARNETSASAEVIES comes from the coding sequence GTGACTGAATCAAACGCGCGCCGAGACGAGCTCATTGGGGTTGCATGGGAACCCTGGCATCTGTTCAGCGAGGGCAAAATTGACGAAGGCCTGAGTCTGCTGTCCGATGACGGAACGTTCTGGGAAGTGTCCAGCCGCGAGTCGCGCCCCATGCCTGAGATGAAAACCTTTATCGCGCAATTGCTCTCGATCGTTCCGATTCGCTTCACCTTGATCGATGCGATCGTGGAGGGCAACCGGGCCGTGCTCCTGGCGGAGAGCGAGGGCCACATCGACGCCAACGAGTATTACCGGAACGCGTACTCCTTCGTCGTGCGGGTCGATCCCGCCTCCGGGCAAGTCGTCTCAGTACGCGAATACAGTGACACATTGCATGGCTTCAAAGTTCTGGTGCCCGTTCTGCGGCGGGCAAGCATCGCAAGAAATGAAACCTCGGCGTCGGCCGAGGTCATCGAGAGCTGA